A window of the Mesotoga prima MesG1.Ag.4.2 genome harbors these coding sequences:
- a CDS encoding InlB B-repeat-containing protein: MRRTFLFLIVLSLAIIFLVSCPALKYALTIQIGGSGTTDPSEGVHEFNKNQVVTVKAFPESGWQFDSWEGEVSTPDSTTTTVTMDKSKTIKAVFVLDQIGIIIDKLDPLTPLSFRHGEELILLVPNNIQRFLNLLEDDDPLNRWAAAYALQRNQLDQSTLDDLEDYLDDENLTIRALIAVAFLLSGDESGKSVLVNLLTEDTVMMYSIPPVLLSDFAEVILNAYYPAEYPLTSFSPQTTTVSGGPCEYTVTVKVVFHGAGASETQVEAWETDAEAIWNGADDSREWGDGCCSVKFEFDFSVLAEGAQPPDDAHVVEVKKVKSSHTSWVATPLPTPGSTETTTGEWDSLDTGPVIAHEMGHMMGLDDEYHNDEDGNYVNDNPQPEGSPPSIMAQTWGGAQPLTEHFDAIMEAADIECDCDYTLTIDPPYDVNISPGSHTVTVTVAKEDGKPAKNCDLTLNITGLHPKSDVKLKTDDAGKSQYTYQCVRPDHTGIDNINVTGECGALGDAVKKWIALWDLFPFGITPFDGQEDYPYSIPMAIIFGVEPALALEAENLAFNVSVMMGTETLFSTKTHHTEIETPLLLEPGSDFTLEIVPISLPDTEGTPTVINFSTLPLE, from the coding sequence ATGCGTCGAACATTTCTTTTCTTGATTGTGCTTTCTTTAGCAATCATCTTTCTTGTTAGTTGTCCCGCCCTAAAATACGCTCTCACAATTCAGATAGGAGGCAGTGGAACTACGGATCCATCCGAAGGAGTCCATGAATTTAATAAGAACCAAGTAGTTACAGTAAAAGCATTTCCCGAAAGCGGTTGGCAATTCGACTCGTGGGAAGGTGAAGTCTCTACGCCTGATTCAACTACAACGACCGTGACTATGGACAAGAGCAAGACTATCAAAGCCGTCTTCGTTTTGGATCAGATTGGCATCATCATTGATAAGCTAGACCCGCTTACCCCATTATCCTTTAGACATGGTGAAGAGCTTATTCTGCTGGTTCCGAACAATATCCAGAGGTTCCTGAATCTTCTTGAAGACGACGATCCTTTGAATCGATGGGCTGCAGCCTATGCTCTTCAAAGAAATCAGCTCGACCAGTCAACTCTTGATGATCTGGAGGATTATCTCGATGACGAAAATCTAACTATCAGGGCTCTCATAGCTGTAGCATTTCTGCTGAGCGGAGATGAATCGGGAAAGTCTGTTTTAGTGAATCTTTTGACTGAAGATACCGTTATGATGTACAGTATCCCGCCTGTTTTGCTTTCAGACTTTGCCGAAGTTATCCTCAACGCTTACTACCCTGCCGAATATCCGTTGACGAGCTTTTCACCACAAACAACCACTGTCTCTGGTGGACCCTGCGAATACACTGTCACTGTGAAAGTGGTCTTTCATGGTGCAGGAGCCTCGGAAACACAGGTTGAAGCATGGGAGACTGATGCCGAAGCAATTTGGAATGGGGCTGACGATTCACGTGAATGGGGAGACGGATGCTGTAGTGTGAAATTCGAGTTTGATTTCTCCGTCCTCGCAGAAGGGGCTCAGCCACCGGATGACGCCCATGTTGTAGAAGTTAAAAAAGTGAAAAGTAGCCATACCTCTTGGGTAGCTACTCCTCTGCCGACTCCTGGATCGACAGAAACCACGACGGGTGAGTGGGACAGCCTCGACACAGGTCCCGTTATCGCTCATGAAATGGGACACATGATGGGTCTGGATGACGAGTATCATAATGACGAGGATGGGAACTACGTCAATGATAATCCTCAGCCTGAAGGGAGCCCTCCGAGTATAATGGCTCAGACCTGGGGTGGAGCCCAGCCTCTAACTGAACACTTTGATGCGATAATGGAGGCCGCAGATATTGAATGCGATTGTGACTACACGCTTACTATCGATCCGCCATATGATGTCAATATCTCTCCCGGTTCTCATACAGTCACAGTTACAGTTGCGAAAGAAGACGGAAAGCCAGCCAAGAACTGTGATCTCACCCTGAACATTACCGGTCTCCATCCGAAATCAGATGTTAAGCTAAAGACAGATGACGCTGGTAAATCACAGTACACCTATCAGTGCGTTAGGCCAGACCACACTGGAATAGACAACATCAACGTAACGGGGGAATGTGGAGCATTAGGAGATGCAGTAAAGAAGTGGATAGCTCTATGGGACCTATTCCCATTTGGGATCACGCCCTTTGACGGCCAGGAGGATTATCCTTATTCAATTCCAATGGCAATTATCTTTGGTGTTGAACCTGCACTCGCCCTTGAAGCAGAGAACCTAGCATTTAACGTCTCAGTAATGATGGGAACAGAGACACTCTTTTCCACGAAGACGCATCACACAGAGATCGAAACCCCTCTGCTTCTAGAACCTGGCAGCGATTTTACTTTGGAGATTGTGCCTATTTCTCTCCCGGATACTGAAGGAACACCGACAGTAATTAACTTTTCGACCTTGCCTCTTGAGTAA
- a CDS encoding DUF2207 domain-containing protein, with protein sequence MKKIVTRVIIGLIIGLITWGIVVIIFSSGISDTFSSITSIEKADVLMEIDENGLLTVTETIDYVFKKPYRGIYRELPADRAGSQYSAIEVTAVGKEIKYIESFGSQDARSVRIWFVPYNTGAVSPVKGEERVSVTYKYTVRRAVEVGTDIAQIFRKIWGEDTASWVKKITATIVFPENLEILEFYTHPDAEVYREGNTYELEVTNVPPLTYVEFRAVIPKDQAMAMNMRNVALGGAFDKNYIDGVESGVRRKILFGKWIIPIAIGLLTPFVFILAHRKLGREIDVGYYAEYERDLPTQHAPDVINAAVKNLAGMVDNDGIGSTIMELYRREYIDFEKGKGDKVEGIVIKNRDVSKLRPTEAAFLEFLDKYDTGNVFDFSAVKKTVTKKQSEARIFTSDFSKYKSKVHDSVKGMHLIDLKGNAIAKGYSILMFVVCVILLAFYSGADLAPLRIFSLIFFGAIWVLCWIVMVLPKDVFGRWTREGRLFYLKWLGLKNYLEDYSLLNEKPPESIILWEEYLVYATALGIADTVRKNLNKIVPEDVWNEQSRHPYMYYPVTAYAVSSFTGVTRAAYSASSKGSGGGGGFSGGGSGGGGGGGGTGGF encoded by the coding sequence GTGAAGAAGATTGTTACGAGAGTGATTATTGGTTTAATTATTGGGTTGATTACGTGGGGGATCGTTGTCATCATTTTCAGCAGCGGTATTTCAGATACTTTCTCATCAATCACTTCAATCGAGAAAGCAGATGTGCTCATGGAAATAGATGAAAATGGTCTTCTGACGGTCACGGAGACGATCGACTACGTTTTCAAGAAACCATATAGAGGCATTTATAGAGAGCTGCCTGCCGACAGGGCCGGAAGTCAGTACAGCGCGATTGAAGTAACTGCAGTTGGAAAAGAGATCAAATACATCGAGTCGTTTGGTTCTCAGGACGCTCGATCTGTAAGGATTTGGTTTGTCCCGTATAACACGGGTGCGGTATCTCCTGTGAAGGGAGAAGAAAGAGTAAGCGTTACTTACAAGTACACGGTAAGAAGAGCTGTAGAAGTCGGTACAGATATAGCTCAGATTTTCAGGAAGATATGGGGCGAAGATACTGCAAGTTGGGTCAAAAAAATCACAGCTACAATAGTCTTTCCTGAGAATCTTGAGATCCTTGAATTCTATACACATCCCGATGCTGAAGTATATAGAGAAGGAAATACCTATGAATTGGAGGTTACAAATGTGCCTCCACTAACATATGTTGAATTTAGAGCAGTGATTCCTAAAGATCAAGCGATGGCCATGAATATGAGAAATGTTGCTTTGGGCGGAGCCTTTGACAAGAATTACATAGACGGGGTCGAGAGCGGAGTCAGGCGAAAGATCCTCTTTGGAAAATGGATAATCCCGATCGCGATCGGTTTGCTGACGCCCTTTGTTTTCATTCTTGCTCACAGGAAGCTTGGCAGGGAAATAGACGTTGGATATTACGCGGAATATGAACGAGATCTGCCGACACAACACGCGCCCGATGTCATAAACGCAGCGGTCAAGAACCTGGCCGGTATGGTAGACAACGACGGGATTGGATCTACAATAATGGAGCTTTATCGGAGGGAGTACATCGATTTCGAGAAGGGCAAAGGCGACAAGGTTGAGGGAATTGTTATAAAGAACCGCGACGTTTCAAAGCTTAGGCCTACAGAAGCTGCATTCCTAGAGTTTCTAGACAAGTACGACACAGGAAACGTATTCGATTTCTCTGCAGTCAAGAAGACGGTTACTAAGAAGCAATCGGAAGCAAGGATCTTCACGAGCGATTTCTCAAAGTACAAGAGCAAAGTACACGACTCGGTCAAGGGGATGCATCTTATTGATCTGAAGGGAAACGCAATCGCCAAAGGTTACTCCATACTTATGTTCGTAGTCTGTGTGATCCTCCTCGCTTTCTATTCAGGCGCCGATCTTGCGCCTTTGAGAATCTTCTCTCTTATCTTCTTCGGTGCAATCTGGGTTCTCTGCTGGATAGTGATGGTCCTGCCGAAGGATGTATTTGGTCGATGGACAAGGGAGGGAAGGCTCTTCTATCTGAAGTGGCTCGGGCTTAAGAACTATCTCGAGGACTACTCTCTGCTCAATGAAAAGCCGCCCGAATCGATCATCCTCTGGGAGGAGTATCTCGTCTATGCAACCGCTCTTGGAATAGCGGACACCGTTAGAAAGAACCTGAACAAGATTGTTCCGGAAGATGTCTGGAACGAGCAGAGCAGACATCCATACATGTACTATCCCGTTACTGCCTATGCTGTAAGCTCTTTTACGGGTGTTACCAGAGCAGCCTATTCCGCCTCGAGCAAAGGCTCCGGAGGCGGCGGAGGATTCAGTGGTGGAGGCTCCGGCGGTGGCGGAGGAGGAGGCGGTACTGGCGGCTTCTAG
- a CDS encoding aspartate-semialdehyde dehydrogenase yields MRIAIVGATGEVGRMMLKKLEEENIPAEVIDLYASSRSVGKKFTLKDKTLEVVELREDSFDRGYDYVLFSAGASISRHYSPIAAEKGALVIDNSSAFRSDAEVPLVVPEINGFLVKGYKGIIANPNCSTIQMVLSLSGIYRRYGVKTIVVSTYQAVSGAGNKGVAELEKQEAGEIVSTVFIRQIHRNVVPVIGDLLETGFSTEEMKMVNETRKIFGDDSISVWPTTVRVPVAHGHSESIFVETIEPFTLDGLKSVIENSENVVYSEDHLTPLEVAGSDLVYVSRLRTFDSSRFLFWNIADNIRVGAATNAVRIMKAHMGGA; encoded by the coding sequence GTGAGAATTGCAATAGTCGGCGCAACCGGGGAAGTTGGCCGAATGATGTTAAAAAAACTCGAAGAAGAGAACATTCCAGCAGAAGTGATCGATCTCTACGCTTCCAGCAGAAGTGTGGGAAAGAAGTTCACTCTCAAAGACAAAACTTTAGAGGTCGTCGAGCTTCGCGAAGATTCTTTTGACAGGGGTTACGATTACGTGCTCTTCTCGGCAGGGGCGTCGATATCGAGGCATTACTCGCCAATAGCTGCAGAAAAAGGGGCTCTGGTGATCGACAATTCGTCGGCCTTCAGAAGCGATGCTGAGGTTCCTCTCGTTGTGCCAGAAATCAACGGTTTTCTCGTTAAGGGCTACAAAGGAATCATTGCAAACCCGAACTGCTCTACTATACAAATGGTCCTTTCTTTAAGTGGCATATACAGGAGATACGGAGTCAAGACGATAGTCGTCTCTACTTATCAGGCGGTATCAGGTGCAGGGAACAAAGGAGTCGCCGAACTCGAAAAGCAGGAGGCCGGCGAGATTGTTTCAACCGTCTTCATCAGACAGATACATAGAAATGTCGTACCTGTAATAGGCGATCTACTTGAGACCGGTTTTTCAACCGAAGAGATGAAGATGGTCAACGAAACGAGAAAGATTTTCGGCGACGATTCAATTTCCGTCTGGCCTACGACTGTTCGAGTTCCCGTTGCACACGGCCACTCGGAATCCATATTCGTCGAAACGATCGAGCCCTTTACGCTTGACGGCCTGAAAAGTGTGATTGAAAACTCTGAGAACGTTGTTTACAGCGAAGATCATTTAACCCCCCTCGAAGTTGCCGGTTCCGATCTCGTCTATGTATCACGACTCAGAACCTTCGATTCCAGCAGATTCCTTTTCTGGAACATAGCGGACAACATCCGCGTTGGTGCCGCAACAAACGCGGTCAGAATAATGAAAGCCCATATGGGAGGCGCTTAA
- a CDS encoding diaminopimelate epimerase — MMRGAYYTATGNTFLVVDSRERKLSDMEKRLLVLKYVDGRDGAIFVERDFMDYYNCDGNRAAFCGNGARTYVYFIHEKEKRNLVEFSSHAGNVLGKVDDLVSVRMPSPRFLGTFEEEDYSGEIVVVGVPHLVIEGDTDKVDWNALLPLRHLYDANINVFTVKKEGSLRIRTFERGVEGETGACGSGATSVVWLYSRRTGCEKVILQANGGDLTVSFRDGSAYLGGGVEKCSEELELQL; from the coding sequence ATGATGAGAGGAGCATACTACACCGCAACGGGAAACACCTTTCTTGTAGTCGACTCTAGAGAGAGAAAACTGAGCGATATGGAGAAACGCCTTCTTGTGTTGAAGTATGTAGACGGAAGAGACGGAGCTATCTTCGTCGAAAGAGATTTCATGGACTACTACAACTGTGATGGAAACAGAGCCGCTTTTTGCGGGAACGGGGCGAGGACCTACGTTTATTTCATTCACGAGAAGGAGAAGCGCAATTTGGTAGAATTCTCCTCTCACGCGGGCAACGTTTTGGGTAAAGTGGACGATCTAGTCAGCGTACGAATGCCGTCTCCCAGGTTTCTCGGTACCTTTGAAGAGGAAGATTATTCTGGAGAGATAGTCGTCGTAGGCGTCCCGCATCTAGTTATCGAAGGAGACACAGATAAAGTAGATTGGAACGCTCTTCTGCCTCTGAGACATCTTTACGATGCAAATATAAACGTATTCACCGTTAAGAAAGAAGGAAGTCTCAGGATACGGACATTCGAACGGGGTGTTGAAGGCGAAACCGGTGCCTGCGGAAGTGGTGCCACCTCAGTAGTATGGCTCTACTCGCGGAGAACTGGCTGTGAAAAAGTCATTCTGCAGGCAAATGGCGGGGACCTTACCGTGTCATTCAGAGATGGATCCGCCTATCTTGGAGGAGGTGTGGAGAAATGTTCAGAGGAACTGGAACTGCAGTTATAA
- the dapA gene encoding 4-hydroxy-tetrahydrodipicolinate synthase, which produces MFRGTGTAVITPFKDGAVDFGSFRRFLRFQLENGIEALIVLGTTGESPTINESERTKLIRIAVDEAGGKVPVIVGTGTNSTEKTIKSSLKAFDEGADGVLVVVPYYNKPTQEGLYRHFGEIATRVQGPVIIYNVPGRTGANILPDTVIRCLEFNNIVGVKEASGDQYQVDYLISALRSKESDFKVWSGNDDQAFHLCCSGGDGVISVISNVAPMKTSTMIHSILKGDLHIARGLHLELLPLMKALFVESNPIPVKYALSLMNYCQNELRLPLYELSEGNRNVVRKALQESGVL; this is translated from the coding sequence ATGTTCAGAGGAACTGGAACTGCAGTTATAACGCCCTTTAAAGACGGAGCCGTTGATTTCGGCTCATTCAGGCGATTCCTTCGTTTCCAGCTTGAGAACGGAATAGAGGCATTGATAGTTCTCGGCACGACCGGCGAATCACCGACTATAAATGAATCTGAACGAACCAAACTGATAAGAATTGCAGTGGACGAGGCAGGCGGCAAGGTACCCGTAATAGTGGGTACCGGGACGAATTCGACGGAGAAGACAATAAAGAGCTCGCTGAAGGCTTTTGACGAGGGTGCCGACGGCGTGCTTGTGGTTGTACCCTATTACAATAAACCGACACAAGAGGGCCTTTACAGACACTTTGGAGAGATAGCTACGCGCGTACAGGGACCGGTTATCATCTACAACGTACCGGGGAGGACAGGGGCAAACATCCTGCCGGACACGGTAATCAGATGTCTAGAGTTCAATAACATCGTTGGTGTAAAGGAGGCGAGCGGGGACCAGTATCAGGTCGACTACCTCATCTCCGCCTTGCGGTCAAAGGAATCTGACTTCAAAGTTTGGTCCGGAAACGACGACCAGGCCTTCCATCTCTGTTGCAGCGGGGGTGACGGAGTGATCTCGGTAATCTCCAACGTTGCGCCGATGAAGACATCCACCATGATTCATTCGATCCTAAAGGGCGATCTTCATATAGCTAGAGGGCTCCATCTGGAGCTTCTGCCTTTAATGAAGGCACTGTTCGTGGAGTCTAATCCTATTCCTGTAAAATACGCGCTCAGCCTTATGAACTACTGCCAAAACGAACTTCGTCTACCGCTTTACGAGCTTTCAGAAGGAAACCGAAACGTCGTCCGGAAGGCTTTGCAGGAGAGTGGTGTCCTGTGA
- a CDS encoding 4-hydroxy-tetrahydrodipicolinate reductase, producing the protein MRYGLTGSTGRMGKEIIEVFKGHDLVLEVNDTGIFRHGEPEVIVDFSNREVLKTTIELAVQFGAGVVIGTTALSQSDLTDLRTLSEKVPVVQSYNFSTGINIMKMILREFSSLLKDFEAELIETHHSGKKDAPSGTALMLKDATERDLPIHSLRVGGVPGDHSIVFANEGEVIEITHRAISRKVFAIGALTAARFCLEHEKGFYSFEEVIRWTQR; encoded by the coding sequence GTGAGATATGGTTTGACCGGTTCCACGGGCCGTATGGGAAAAGAGATTATCGAGGTCTTTAAAGGACATGATCTTGTGCTCGAAGTTAATGATACAGGGATCTTCCGGCACGGCGAACCGGAAGTGATCGTGGATTTTTCGAATCGCGAAGTACTTAAGACTACGATCGAACTGGCCGTGCAGTTCGGGGCAGGTGTGGTGATCGGTACCACCGCTCTTAGTCAGTCAGACCTCACAGATCTCAGGACTCTTTCTGAGAAGGTGCCTGTGGTCCAGAGCTATAACTTCTCCACAGGCATAAATATCATGAAGATGATTCTCAGAGAGTTCTCTTCACTACTGAAAGACTTTGAGGCAGAGTTGATTGAAACCCACCACAGCGGGAAGAAGGACGCGCCTTCGGGAACAGCCTTGATGCTGAAAGACGCTACGGAGAGGGATCTTCCCATTCATTCGCTGAGGGTGGGGGGAGTTCCGGGGGATCATTCCATAGTATTTGCGAACGAAGGCGAGGTAATTGAGATAACTCACAGAGCGATCTCGAGAAAAGTTTTCGCCATTGGCGCACTGACCGCGGCTCGATTCTGCCTGGAGCATGAGAAGGGTTTCTACTCCTTTGAGGAGGTAATAAGATGGACGCAGAGATGA
- the dapD gene encoding 2,3,4,5-tetrahydropyridine-2,6-dicarboxylate N-acetyltransferase, which produces MDAEMIIRMIRDAKKKTPAVCYLSGDLRGLKHENVRFVGGKDFGILFGDLKEIEAILELHSERISAHYIEVKARNSALPLADLTKYHARIEPGAIIRDLVEIGDNAVIMMGAVLNVGAVIGEATMIDMNAVIGGRAIIGANCHIGAGAVVAGVVEPPSATPVVIEDNVLVGANAVILEGVRVGDHSVIAAGAVVTKDIPPYSVAVGMPAKVVKRFDEKTASKTSLVQELREIQES; this is translated from the coding sequence ATGGACGCAGAGATGATCATAAGGATGATTAGAGACGCAAAAAAGAAGACCCCTGCGGTCTGCTACTTATCCGGTGATTTGAGAGGTCTGAAACATGAAAATGTGCGATTTGTCGGCGGAAAGGATTTCGGGATTCTCTTCGGTGATCTGAAAGAGATAGAAGCTATTCTCGAGTTACATTCAGAGAGAATTTCGGCTCATTACATCGAAGTAAAAGCTCGGAACTCCGCTCTTCCCCTGGCCGATCTGACCAAATACCACGCAAGGATAGAACCGGGAGCGATAATTCGTGATCTCGTAGAGATTGGCGACAATGCGGTGATTATGATGGGCGCCGTTCTGAATGTCGGAGCTGTAATCGGTGAGGCCACCATGATAGATATGAACGCCGTAATCGGGGGAAGGGCGATTATCGGAGCAAACTGCCATATAGGGGCTGGGGCCGTTGTTGCAGGCGTGGTCGAACCGCCCAGTGCCACTCCCGTCGTTATTGAAGACAACGTGCTTGTCGGAGCCAACGCGGTTATTCTTGAAGGTGTAAGAGTCGGCGATCATTCCGTAATAGCTGCCGGTGCTGTGGTCACAAAGGATATTCCGCCCTATTCCGTTGCGGTGGGAATGCCAGCAAAAGTAGTTAAGCGGTTCGACGAGAAGACGGCAAGTAAAACGAGTCTCGTTCAAGAGCTGCGTGAGATACAGGAGAGCTAG
- a CDS encoding aspartate kinase, producing MIVQKYGGSSVSDTERIRNVARRIRKKVDAGEKVIVVVSAMGKTTNELISLAESVTENPDPRELAMLLSTGEQVSAALLSMTLIEMGVRSISQNAMQLEISTFGDFDNARIADLNLDKIYAELEKHDVIVVTGFQGVDPEGNLTTLGRGGSDTSAVAIAAKAGVQCEILSDVPGIFTCDPKFHKDAKKLDYITYDEMLELAALGAKVLHSRSVEIAKKYNVEILCLSSFSEEGGTRVVNRLPEWLEQPVVTGATIDTNQLKIAINKLPGNTDIVSKIFQAVAGSSFNVDMISIVNDNGYIHLAFTVLSASPAAIKSTIESVLVDVDNWELAIDEDVAKISTVGVGMRSSAGVASRFFLALQKAGAKIIATTTSEIKISVLVPKSQAGKALKALLDEFEL from the coding sequence ATGATCGTTCAAAAATACGGAGGTTCATCTGTTTCCGATACCGAAAGAATAAGAAACGTTGCAAGAAGAATAAGGAAGAAGGTCGACGCAGGGGAAAAAGTGATCGTTGTCGTCTCTGCGATGGGAAAGACTACGAATGAGCTAATATCTCTAGCAGAATCCGTAACTGAAAATCCCGATCCCAGGGAACTGGCGATGCTTCTTTCCACCGGGGAACAGGTTTCGGCCGCTCTACTCTCGATGACTCTAATAGAGATGGGAGTTAGATCTATCTCGCAAAACGCCATGCAGCTGGAGATCTCAACGTTTGGCGATTTCGATAACGCGCGAATCGCCGATCTTAATCTCGACAAGATATACGCCGAGCTTGAGAAGCACGATGTGATAGTTGTCACCGGATTTCAGGGTGTCGACCCGGAAGGGAATCTAACAACGCTAGGCCGAGGAGGTTCCGACACTTCGGCAGTCGCAATCGCTGCCAAAGCCGGTGTTCAATGTGAAATACTCAGCGATGTCCCAGGTATTTTCACCTGTGATCCGAAATTTCACAAGGATGCGAAAAAACTGGACTACATAACATATGACGAAATGCTTGAACTGGCAGCCCTTGGGGCAAAAGTCCTCCATTCAAGGTCTGTGGAAATAGCAAAGAAGTATAACGTCGAAATCCTGTGTTTGTCTTCATTCAGTGAAGAAGGAGGTACTAGAGTGGTGAACAGGCTACCGGAATGGCTTGAACAGCCTGTAGTAACTGGAGCGACTATTGACACAAACCAGTTGAAGATCGCAATAAACAAACTTCCCGGAAATACGGACATCGTAAGCAAGATCTTCCAGGCGGTTGCTGGATCGAGTTTCAACGTAGACATGATCTCGATAGTAAACGATAATGGGTACATTCATCTGGCCTTCACTGTGCTTTCAGCAAGTCCCGCTGCAATAAAGAGCACGATAGAAAGCGTCCTGGTCGATGTAGACAACTGGGAGCTTGCTATAGATGAGGACGTTGCGAAGATTTCCACCGTGGGAGTAGGCATGAGGTCGAGTGCAGGAGTCGCTTCTCGTTTCTTCTTGGCCCTTCAGAAGGCCGGCGCGAAAATAATAGCAACGACAACCTCCGAGATAAAGATCTCTGTGTTGGTTCCAAAATCTCAGGCAGGCAAGGCCTTGAAGGCCCTGCTCGACGAATTCGAACTGTGA